A stretch of Chiloscyllium plagiosum isolate BGI_BamShark_2017 chromosome 6, ASM401019v2, whole genome shotgun sequence DNA encodes these proteins:
- the gpr18 gene encoding N-arachidonyl glycine receptor: MQFENNDLVDLQPPEFRIGAIIFYSILFIIGLAVNVTAIWVFSCTTKKGTSVNIYMTNVALLDLIFVILLPFRMIYYGKNYWPFGDVFCRINAALTIFYPSIALWLLAFISVDRYMAVVQPKHSKELRHIGKAAASSIGIWIMTTVSVLPFMFSKNDPDKVSNFTTCLKMLDIIHLKEANSVNFIRVIFFFLLPLFIMIGCYCIIINNLLKGKTSKLKPKTKEKSIKIIVTLIVQVLVCFVPYHICFVLLLLQSGHTDFNPWAAFTTFLMNLSTCLDIILYYIVSKHFQARVISVIYYRNYLRSVRRKSFRTGSFRSLSNINISDM; encoded by the coding sequence ATGCAATTTGAGAACAATGACCTCGTGGACCTGCAGCCCCCGGAGTTCAGAATAGGGGCAATTATCTTTTACAGCATTCTTTTCATAATTGGGCTGGCTGTTAATGTGACCGCTATCTGGGTCTTCAGTTGCACTACCAAAAAAGGCACGTCTGTGAACATATATATGACAAATGTTGCACTGTTGGACCTCATCTTTGTAATATTGTTGCCTTTCCGTATGATCTACTATGGGAAGAATTACTGGCCCTTTGGTGACGTCTTCTGCCGCATCAATGCTGCCCTGACTATATTTTACCCCAGCATTGCTCTGTGGCTTTTAGCCTTCATCAGTGTCGACCGTTACATGGCAGTGGTCCAACCCAAACATAGCAAGGAACTTCGCCACATTGGCAAAGCTGCAGCAAGCAGTATTGGAATCTGGATAATGACCACtgtgtctgttctgccatttatgtTTTCAAAGAATGATCCTGACAAGGTGTCAAACTTCACAACCTGCCTAAAAATGCTTGACATCATACACCTCAAAGAAGCAAACAGTGTGAACTTTATCCGggtgattttcttttttctccTACCCCTTTTCATTATGATTGGATGTTATTGTATCATCATCAACAATCTTCTTAAAGGAAAAACATCTAAACTGAAGCCAAAAACTAAAGAAAAATCTATCAAAATAATTGTGACACTCATTGTTCAAGTGCTAGTTTGTTTCGTTCCCTATCatatctgttttgttttattactgTTACAAAGTGGCCACACTGATTTCAATCCCTGGGCTGCCTTCACTACATTCTTGATGAATCTCAGCACTTGCCTTGACATAATTCTGTACTATATAGTGTCAAAGCACTTTCAAGCCAGAGTTATCAGTGTCATCTACTATCGGAACTATCTGCGGAGTGTACGACGGAAAAGCTTTAGAACTGGGAGCTTCCGTTCATTAAGCAACATTAACATCAGTGACATgtaa